In one Lolium rigidum isolate FL_2022 chromosome 3, APGP_CSIRO_Lrig_0.1, whole genome shotgun sequence genomic region, the following are encoded:
- the LOC124694821 gene encoding 2-hydroxy-6-oxononadienedioate/2-hydroxy-6-oxononatrienedioate hydrolase-like encodes MHARSGSAAAATGATVNAMKQQSTLFALLSLSLLLVRLLLRLRLAAFRDAALTLHLLARLRIRPVTVRLPGPDGTTLRFWCPASPSSTTTKQPLLLLHGFGGDAKWTWAHNFAALSRSFHLYVPDLVFFGSHSRSASPLRSVAFQARCVADAMRLLGVPRYHVVGISYGGFVAYRMAAVEARECVDRLVVMTSAVAATAREISALAAREEMAVEDALLPDTAAGLRRLVCRSMHRPPRLPDFVLHDFIQLMFVDQRKERSELLRELLKNGAGIDPLPVLTQRTLVLWGDKDQVFPVDLGYRLQRHLGDECRLEIIKDAGHALQLEGAGKVNGFIRSFLLDAPDGPEFGFARN; translated from the exons ATGCACGCGCGATCCGGATCAGCCGCGGCGGCGACCGGCGCCACCGTCAACGCCATGAAGCAGCAGTCGACACTCTTCGCGCTGCTCTCCCTGTCGCTGCTCCTCGTCCGCctgctcctccgcctccgcctcgccgccTTCCGCGACGCCGCGCTCACCCTCCACCTCCTGGCGCGCCTCCGCATCCGCCCCGTCACCGTCCGCCTTCCGGGCCCGGACGGCACCACGCTCCGCTTCTGGTGCCCGGCCTCCccgtcctccaccaccaccaagcagccgctcctcctcctccacggcttCGGCGGCGACGCCAAGTGGACGTGGGCGCACAACTTCGCCGCCCTCTCCCGCAGCTTCCACCTCTACGTGCCGGACCTCGTCTTCTTCGGCTCCCACTCCCGCTCCGCCTCGCCGCTCCGCTCCGTCGCCTTCCAGGCCCGCTGCGTCGCCGACGCCATGCGCCTCCTCGGCGTGCCGCGCTACCACGTCGTCGGCATCAGCTACGGGGGCTTCGTCGCCTACCGGATGGCGGCCGTGGAGGCCAGGGAGTGCGTCGACAGGCTCGTCGTCATGACCAGCGCCGTGGCCGCCACGGCCCGGGAGATCAGCGCGCTGGCGGCGCGGGAGGAGATGGCCGTCGAGGACGCGCTGCTGCCGGACACCGCCGCCGGCCTGCGCCGCCTCGTGTGCCGCTCCATGCACCGCCCGCCGAGGCTGCCGGACTTCGTGCTCCACGATTTCATCCAG CTGATGTTCGTGGACCAGAGGAAGGAGAGGTCGGAGCTGCTGCGAGAGTTGCTCAAGAACGGAGCCGGCATCGATCCCCTCCCGGTTCTCACACAG CGAACACTAGTCCTTTGGGGGGACAAGGACCAGGTGTTCCCTGTCGACCTCGGCTACAGGCTGCAGAG GCATTTGGGAGATGAGTGCAGGCTGGAGATCATCAAGGACGCAGGTCACGCGCTGCAGCTGGAGGGAGCCGGCAAGGTTAACGGCTTCATCaggtccttccttctcgacgcgccgGATGGGCCGGAATTTGGCTTTGCCCGAAATTGA